GCGGTAGTGCTTCCAAGCCTGGACCTGGGCGATGGCCGGCACGAAGGGATACCCGTGTCTCTCATGGAGGCGATGAGTTTCGGTATCCCTGTAGTCTCTACCCGTACGGGAGGTATCCCTGAACTCGTCACTACGGATACCGGACGCCTGGTGCCCCCCGCCGACGCGGCTGCCTTGGCGGCAGCTATTCGCGAGTTGCACGCCGACCCTACCGCACGCGCGGAGATGGGCACTCGCGCCCAGGCGCGAGTGCAAGCGGAGTTCAGCGCTAAGCGGAGCGCGGCTGAGTTGCTGGCACGGATCAAGTCCGAGAAGGGGGGGAAGCTATGAGCAAAGTGGTGCTCTTGGCACCCAACTACTGGCCAGAGTCAAACGCCGGCGCTAAGCGAATCACAGCGTTGGCGCGCTTCCTCGCAACGCGCGGCTGGGAGGTCACCGTCCTCACTCTCTTGCCCCATCATCCCCAGAACGAAGTCTATCCCGGCTATTCTGGGCCCACTCCAAGGCATGAATACGAGGCTCAGGTGCGCATCGTACGCTTGCAGCCTTGGCTGGTCCCAAAGGCCAACCTAAAGCTGCGACTCGCCTCCGAGTCGCTCTTTGCGATCAAAGCGCTGGGCTTTCTGTTGCGCGAGCCGTTCGATGTCATATTCGCCTCCAGCCCCTATATGTTCCTCGGTCAGACGGCTCACCTCGCCTCGCTTATCAGGGGTCGCCCATTCGCTTGGGACATCCGCGACCTAATCTGGCTGTATCCGCGTGCGGCCGGTAAGCGAACGCTTGGTACCGACCTCGCGCTCGGGTCTTTGATGCGATTCACAGCGCGTCGTGCTCACCTAATAACAACAACAACCGAGAGACAATTGGAGTATTTCCTGCCCTTGAAGCATCGCAACAAGGTCATAGCAAACGGGGTTGCAACCGAGCTCTTCGATTCACTCTCCAAATTGCCGACGCCCTTCGCCGACACCAGTAAGCGCCCCCTGGCCGCTTATGTAGGCCTCTTCGGGTTCAATCAGGAACTTGAAGTCGTCATAGACACAGCCCGCCTAATGCCCGAGACGGACTTCCTGCTCGTTGGTGACGGCCCAGAACGGGAGGCCCTCGTCAAGCGCGCCAATAGCCTTTCCAACGTGAGCTTCCTGCCTTATCAACCGACTGAAAAGCTACTGGACATCTACTCCAATTGTGATATTTTAATCTCGCACATAAGACGCAATCCTACAATGCGTAGTGTGCAACCCGCCAAAGTGTGGGAGTACCTAGCTACGGCGCGCCCTGTAGTTCACGCGGCGGAGGGCGAGTTAGCGGATATGATCGGCCAGCGTAACCTCGCCTACGTCGTGACCCCAGGTGATCCGGCCAAGCTAGCAGCCAGCCTACGCTCCGTCATGACTCGGCGCGATGACGCCGTGGCCACCGGCGTTCGAGGTCGCAGCTTCATACGAGAGCACCGCATCCGAGAGCACGTCTTCGAAGCGTTAGAGGCCGAATTGCAGGCGCTTACGAGCGGTGGCACCTGAAGGCCGTGCGCAGATTGGACGGGCGGTCCCTCGCGGTCATGTCGGCGTTGTTATGGCCGCCGCTTGCGACGTCATTGATGTTCATGAAGCCAAGGGCGGACCAGGGTGGCCGCCTTGCAGCTACAGTACGCGGAGCACTGCTCGCTTGGTCACCGCTTCTCTTGCTATCGGCCACCCGTGTCATGAGCAACGACTGGTTGTGGTTGGCCGGTTTTTCATTGAGCGGCGTCATCTTCTTTGCCGCAGGGGCGCGTCCACCACGGCCAACTCTGTCACTTGGCTTAACCCTGGCACTTTCTATCGGACTAGTGGCAAGTGTCGCTGAGCGGTTCGCCGATCACCGAGGATGGTACTCGTACTCCACCGACTCGAACACCGTGGGTAGACCTCTAGCGTGGTTGCAGGGCGTCACAGTCCTCACGGCTGATGCATCGGCTAGGAGCTACGGCCAGTACTGGACCCTTCCAGCGGGAGTAAGTACCATGCGCTTCGACGTAGAACTGAGGGCCACAGACTTGCTGGACAGCATCTCGCGCACTACGGCCGAGATAACGCTCAACCCGGGGCGTGGTGTCAGCCCCACACCTGTGTTTGAGGTGGCGCCAACAAAAGACTGGACTCAGCATTCGATGGAGTTCACCGTGGCCAGTTCTACTCAGGCGACGCGGCTAGCCATAATCGCCCGCCTGGAGCCGGGCTCGAGCTTGGAAATAAGGAACCTAAGGCTCACGGCAGACACCGTAACCTTGGAGCAACGACCAGCGTCAGAACGCGTGCGCCTATGGTTCACGCACCCCAACACGGCTGGGCACGTCTTCGCCTTCGCCGCCATCGTGGCACTCGTCAGCGCTGGCTCGTTCGGATCCGCCCTGCTGCCAGTCGCGTTCGCCACCGGCACCATATTGATGACCGGGAGCCGCACGTCCCTCCTCGCGTTACTCACAGCTGTCCTCGTGTATGCCATCGGGCGCCTCCGGCGACGCCACACCGTGGCGGTCTTCGCTCTTGTGCTCGTGACCGCACTGGCCTTCATCATCGGCGGCATCGGCCGACTCACCTCCATCGGCGACCTCCTGCGCGACGGCAACAGTGTGAGCCGCAGCGAGATCTGGCGCTTCTCGCTTGACCTCGTCTCCGAACGACCATTGCACGGTTGGGGGGAGAGCGGCTTCGTGGAACGCTGGAAGACGATCAAAGAGTCACAGGGTGTCCCAGCCGTCGATCACCCGCATAACCTCTTTCTCGCCTTCGCTGCGGCCTACGGCCTGCCTGGACTACTAGCCTTGCTGGGAACGCTTGTCTTGGCCTTCAGACGCAGCTGGCACCACGACCTAGGAAGCGCTCTAGCTGTGTTGACGACTCTACTCATACTCAACAGTTTCGATTACACACTCATCGACCCCCATGTTCTCGCATTGCTCGGTTTATCGCTTGGCGGCCTGCTACCGGCAACCGATGAACCTCGGCTTCCAGCCGGCAGTTAATATGCTTTCCGTAGTCACAGATTCAGGATCAGCTTTGGACTTGAAGTGGTCACCGCTGGTCTAAGGGTAGACTACCTTCTATGGTCGCCTTACCGCGGGTTACCGAACAGATCAATCTCTTTGAAGAAGTTGTTATAGATCGCAATCGCCTCATAGTTAAAATTAGTAAAAGGTTACATCCCAAGTACGTCATTGCGCCGTTTTTTGTGGAGTATCCCGAATCGGTCGCCTTGCACGAAGTCCCGCAGACCACCCTCCTGATCCCCGCCCTATTCAATATCGCTCCAGTTGTGTGGCTATCGGGACTAACCTTCACTGTGGATGAAATTGACGAGGCGGCGCTACATGCTCTCAATAATGTGAGGCAAGTTTTTGAGAAGATGTATCCAACAGTCAATTGGCGGGGCAGTGTCATTGCACAACATCACCAACAAGTTAGTAATGGCTCGACGTTAGCAAAGCCACCGGGGCAGGCCGAAGACAATTCTCGCGGACTGTGGTCACAGCTCACGGAATCCGCTGTTCACAAAATCGTGCTCTTCAGTGGCGGTCTAGATTCGGTCTGCACCTCGATCCGACATCGCGATTCCCGGCAGATACTGATGTCAGTATGGGGAGCAGATATTCGACTAGATGAGGATAAGAAGTGGTCTACTGTTCATACTAGTATAGCAGATTATGCTAAGCAGTTCGGACATGATGTAGCCTTCGTAAAGTCGAACCTACGAGAATTCCTAAATGCCGACTATCTCGACAACGCCAACGCTCCAATCTCCAACTGGTGGGGTCTAGCGCAGCACGGACTCGGCTTGACAGGGTTGGCCGCACCCTTGGCAGCACTGCACCGAATCCAGGAAGTGCTCATAGCCTCATCTCATACCGCCGACTTCGACGCACCATGGGGTTCGCATCCTACTATCGACAACAAGATTGCTTGGACCGGAACTCGGGTACATCATGATGCATTTGAATTGTCGCGCCAGCAGAAACTGGCCCTCTGTGTCGATGACAACAATCGTCACGCAATTGCGCCGCTCCAGCTACGCGTTTGCTACTCTGCTGCTAGCCAAGCGGGTGAGAACTGTGGCGTATGTGAGAAATGCCTGCGCACCGCAGCAGGTCTAGTAGTGCTTGGCGAAGAACCCTCTCACTGGGGCATGCCGGTGGCGGCCAATGAAGCAGTCGAGCGCATCATCACTGCATTTTCTATACGACGTTTCGAGTTGGGTGACAATGGGGTGTTCATGTGGCAAGACATCCAGCGAGATGCCAAGCGACGAGTCGAGCCCTGCATCACTGACAGCAACCTTCTGCAAGCAAGAACTAAGCTCGTGAATTGGTTCGCCAATGTAGATTTCCGCGTCATGACCCAAGAACACCCCCCGAGAGGTGGAGTCACTAGAAGGCTGAAGCGCTTCCTGAAGGTGCATTTCCCCGGCAGTGTCGCCGTCGCTCGGCGTATGCGTAAGCGCCTTGGTGCCACACATTAGCGTTGTGGCTCAGGGTGAGACTGTACTCCGAGCCGACCCGGACCCGACTGCGACAAGGTTGTAGACTCCACCAGATGGCCGCCTTGCATAGCACCAGCCGTATGCAGCGAGGCGCGGCGTTCCTGGCCGGCGTCAGCTTCGCGGCGGTGCCGGCCGTAGGTCCGTTCATCGCCATCGCCGCGATCTTCGCGGGCCGTTTGCAGGTGCAGCGGGCGGACACCTGGTGGTGGCTGGCCGGACTCCTGCTAGGGGCACCGTACCTGCTCACGGGTCATCCCTTGGAAGGCGCCCTCGCCAGCACGCAAGTGCTGGCGGTCTGGCTCATCTTCCGGTCCGCGACGGAGTTCAGGCGCAACGCGCGCAGCGTCACGGTGTCGGAGGACATAGGCGCCGGCCTCGTCGTCGGCCTCGTCATCACGCTGGTGTTCGGGCTGAGGCAGATCAGCGCGTTCCGCTTCGACTTGGCTCAGACCTTCCTCGACGCCATCGCCTGGAACGTCCACCCGGCCATCTTCGGGCACGCCATCCTCGTGCTCTCGGCGCTCCTCGCCATCGTGGTCCCGTCCCCGCAACTGCGGGTCATCTCGCTCGGTATCGGCGCCGTGGGGGTGATCGTGTCGGGGGCCGGCGAGGCCGTCTGGGCTTGGCTGGCGATCGCGCTCGGCCTCCAGTTCGTCGTCAGGCGCGGCACGACCCTCACGCGTGCCGCCGAACGGCTGCTCATCGCGGTCATGCTGCTCTTCGCCTTCGGAGTGCCTGCCAGGCTGGGGCTGGGCACCACCGGCCTGCTCACGGACTTCGCTCCGCAGAAGGACGCCGTCAACGAGTTCCGAGGCACGGAGCTGGCCAAGGGCGACTGGTGGGTGACCCTTGGCGTCGCGTTCACGACGCGTGCCGTCACCGTGGCGGGAACGCCGAGGACGGCGTTCGACGTCCGCAAGACCTCCACCGAGTCGTGGTCCCGCCTGCAGCAGGTGGTCACGTTGCTGCCCGGAGAGACCTACACGCTCAGCGCCGCCATCCATGCGCCGGAAGGGGCCCGCCCCGGGTTCGACGGGTGGGGCCGGGAAGCGGTCGGACAGACGGCGGCCAACCTCGGCACCGTCCTGGAGAACGAGGTCCACCGCACCACGGCGACGGGCCCCATCACCGTGATCTCCTCGAGCGCCCTGGAGCTGGACGGAGGCTGGGTCCGCACCGCCGTCACCTTCCGTTTCGAAGGCGAACGGCCGCTCACCTGGTACGTCGGCGTCGTGCCGGACCGTTCGAGCGGCACGGGCGTGACGACCTCGTTCGCCGAGTTGCAGCTGGTGAGCTCGTACGCGTTGCTGCCGTACCGACCCGGGCCGGCCGCGCGGGGGGTCACGGACCTGCGCACCTCGCGCCTGCCCATCTGGCGCGACGCGCTGGAGGCGGTGAGCGCCAAGCCGCTCCTCGGCTGGGGGCCCGGGGGGTTCCCGCTGGCCGTCACGACCCTGCATCCTGACGAGACGCTGCTCCGGCCGGTCGCCGCCCACGCCCACAACTCGTTCCTCGCAGTCTGGGTCGACCGCGGGCTCATCGGCCTGCTCGGCCTCGTCGGCCTCTTCGCCCTCCTCGCGCTGCGCGCCGTGCAACAGCGCGACCAGCCCGCGGCGGCCGTCCTCTTGGGCGTCCTCATCCTCAACCTCTTCGACGCCACCCTCCTCTCCGGCGCCGTCATCTACCCACTGGCCGCCGTGCTCGGCTGGCGCGCCGTCGGCCGGCGCGAGGTGGCCGAGGCGGAGACGGGGGTCGGCAGCGCCACGGCCGTGCGGCTCGGACTGGCGCTGGCGGACGCGGTCGCGGGGGCGGGCGCCCTCTCGCTCGGCATGTACGTCGCCGGGCACTTCGACCCCGGCATGTCCCTCGCGGTCGGCTGGCGCCTACCGCTCGTCTACGCCACGCTCGCGTGGCCCGCGGTCGCCGCCGCGGCCGGGCTCTACCCCGGTTACGGGCTCCCCTCCTACCGGCAGTTGAGCCGCTCGGTGCGGGCGGCGTTCGCGGCCGCCGTAGCCGTCGGCTTCATCGCCCTGCTCCTGCCGGACGTGTTCGGCCTCACGGCGCCCGTGTTCTTCGTCGCCGTGCCGGCCGCCACGGCGCTGGCGCCCGTGATCCGTTTCGCGGCGCAGAAGGCCCTCCAGCGGCTGAGGCTCTGGGGAAGGCCGGTCGTGGTCATCGGCACGGAGCCGGCCACGGGGCAAGTGACGCGTCATCTGCTGGCGCACCCGGACATCGGCCTACATCCCATAGCCGTGTTCGGCGAGCGTGGAAGCTGGCCCGATGCCACCGTAGCCGTCTCCGGGACCCTCGAGGAGGCATGGAAGTATATCGACACGAACGAAGTCCGTCACGCGATCATCG
This is a stretch of genomic DNA from Trueperaceae bacterium. It encodes these proteins:
- a CDS encoding O-antigen ligase family protein yields the protein MRFDVELRATDLLDSISRTTAEITLNPGRGVSPTPVFEVAPTKDWTQHSMEFTVASSTQATRLAIIARLEPGSSLEIRNLRLTADTVTLEQRPASERVRLWFTHPNTAGHVFAFAAIVALVSAGSFGSALLPVAFATGTILMTGSRTSLLALLTAVLVYAIGRLRRRHTVAVFALVLVTALAFIIGGIGRLTSIGDLLRDGNSVSRSEIWRFSLDLVSERPLHGWGESGFVERWKTIKESQGVPAVDHPHNLFLAFAAAYGLPGLLALLGTLVLAFRRSWHHDLGSALAVLTTLLILNSFDYTLIDPHVLALLGLSLGGLLPATDEPRLPAGS
- a CDS encoding exopolysaccharide biosynthesis polyprenyl glycosylphosphotransferase, coding for MAALHSTSRMQRGAAFLAGVSFAAVPAVGPFIAIAAIFAGRLQVQRADTWWWLAGLLLGAPYLLTGHPLEGALASTQVLAVWLIFRSATEFRRNARSVTVSEDIGAGLVVGLVITLVFGLRQISAFRFDLAQTFLDAIAWNVHPAIFGHAILVLSALLAIVVPSPQLRVISLGIGAVGVIVSGAGEAVWAWLAIALGLQFVVRRGTTLTRAAERLLIAVMLLFAFGVPARLGLGTTGLLTDFAPQKDAVNEFRGTELAKGDWWVTLGVAFTTRAVTVAGTPRTAFDVRKTSTESWSRLQQVVTLLPGETYTLSAAIHAPEGARPGFDGWGREAVGQTAANLGTVLENEVHRTTATGPITVISSSALELDGGWVRTAVTFRFEGERPLTWYVGVVPDRSSGTGVTTSFAELQLVSSYALLPYRPGPAARGVTDLRTSRLPIWRDALEAVSAKPLLGWGPGGFPLAVTTLHPDETLLRPVAAHAHNSFLAVWVDRGLIGLLGLVGLFALLALRAVQQRDQPAAAVLLGVLILNLFDATLLSGAVIYPLAAVLGWRAVGRREVAEAETGVGSATAVRLGLALADAVAGAGALSLGMYVAGHFDPGMSLAVGWRLPLVYATLAWPAVAAAAGLYPGYGLPSYRQLSRSVRAAFAAAVAVGFIALLLPDVFGLTAPVFFVAVPAATALAPVIRFAAQKALQRLRLWGRPVVVIGTEPATGQVTRHLLAHPDIGLHPIAVFGERGSWPDATVAVSGTLEEAWKYIDTNEVRHAIIGPTAASSAAFDRVLLQPGNRLKYVQFLPDLRGLPTNSVVATPLGATLGLEVRNQLASGTNRAVKRITDFLGASLLLLVLGLPLLVVAVLIRLDSRGPALYLSPRIGRYGKAFACVKFRTMHVDADERLQTLLSEHPELREEYEHFHKLENDPRVTRVGRVLRRVSLDELPQLLNVMRGQMSLVGPRPYMERERKEMGGEQDIIFLARPGMTGYWQTEARNDVSFAERQAMEAHYVRNWSVWWDVDILLRTPAAMLDRAGK
- a CDS encoding glycosyltransferase family 4 protein yields the protein MSKVVLLAPNYWPESNAGAKRITALARFLATRGWEVTVLTLLPHHPQNEVYPGYSGPTPRHEYEAQVRIVRLQPWLVPKANLKLRLASESLFAIKALGFLLREPFDVIFASSPYMFLGQTAHLASLIRGRPFAWDIRDLIWLYPRAAGKRTLGTDLALGSLMRFTARRAHLITTTTERQLEYFLPLKHRNKVIANGVATELFDSLSKLPTPFADTSKRPLAAYVGLFGFNQELEVVIDTARLMPETDFLLVGDGPEREALVKRANSLSNVSFLPYQPTEKLLDIYSNCDILISHIRRNPTMRSVQPAKVWEYLATARPVVHAAEGELADMIGQRNLAYVVTPGDPAKLAASLRSVMTRRDDAVATGVRGRSFIREHRIREHVFEALEAELQALTSGGT